From Micromonospora echinospora, one genomic window encodes:
- a CDS encoding LysR family transcriptional regulator, which yields METRELRYFVAVAEELHFGRAAQRLGIAQPPLSRTISQLEQRLGVALLNRTSRKVTLTEAGSVLLAEARPILGAVAAAERRARRAATSQPSLVLATKAGASGELLAKLLDAYAAEPGATPVDLLLCESHPQQLLHDGQADVALLHQPFDSTAGLDTEILSTEGQVAILPTAHPLASRSHVRMADVTSLPELPSARWPGPGGAYPEGPGAEVRNQTQLFQLIALGRTTVVLPESCRANLLAGLAAVPVLDAPAVTTVIAWPPHSRSRALAALVRVATRL from the coding sequence GTGGAGACGCGAGAGCTGCGGTACTTCGTCGCGGTCGCCGAAGAGCTGCATTTCGGCCGGGCCGCGCAGCGCTTGGGCATCGCCCAGCCGCCGCTGTCGCGCACGATCAGCCAACTCGAACAACGGCTCGGGGTCGCGCTACTGAACCGGACCAGCCGCAAGGTCACGCTCACCGAGGCAGGGTCGGTGCTGCTGGCCGAGGCCCGACCGATCCTCGGCGCGGTGGCCGCAGCCGAGCGACGCGCCCGGCGGGCCGCGACGAGTCAGCCCTCGCTCGTGCTGGCCACCAAGGCCGGCGCCTCCGGCGAACTGCTGGCGAAACTACTCGACGCGTACGCCGCCGAGCCGGGTGCCACCCCGGTCGATCTGCTGCTCTGCGAATCCCACCCGCAGCAGCTACTGCATGACGGGCAGGCCGACGTGGCACTCCTGCATCAACCCTTCGACTCGACCGCCGGACTCGACACCGAAATCCTGAGCACCGAGGGACAGGTCGCCATCCTTCCCACCGCACATCCGCTCGCCAGCCGGTCCCACGTCCGGATGGCGGACGTCACTTCGCTGCCCGAACTCCCGTCGGCTCGCTGGCCCGGCCCCGGCGGCGCCTACCCCGAAGGCCCCGGCGCGGAAGTGCGCAACCAGACGCAGCTCTTCCAACTGATCGCGCTGGGCCGCACCACCGTGGTCCTGCCCGAGTCCTGCCGCGCCAACCTGTTGGCAGGCCTGGCCGCCGTGCCGGTCCTGGACGCGCCGGCCGTCACGACAGTCATCGCCTGGCCACCGCACAGCCGCTCCCGGGCACTCGCCGCCCTGGTCCGGGTAGCCACACGCCTCTGA
- a CDS encoding SDR family NAD(P)-dependent oxidoreductase: MSEKTIALVTGANKGIGYEIAAGLGALGCSVGVGARDGQRRADAVAKLRAAGVDAFGVPLDVTDDASVAAAVALIEKRAGRLDVLVNNAGIAGAWPEEPSTVTPESMRAVVETNVIGVVRVINAMLPLLRRSEHPRIVNQSSHVGSLTLQTTPGVDLGGVSGAYSPSKTFLNAVSIQYAKELSGTNIKINNACPGYVATDLNGFHGTSTPAEGARIAIRLATLPDNGPTGGLFDDAGNVPW; encoded by the coding sequence ATGAGCGAGAAGACGATCGCGCTGGTCACCGGCGCGAACAAGGGAATCGGGTACGAGATCGCGGCGGGGCTCGGTGCGTTGGGCTGCAGCGTCGGCGTCGGGGCCCGGGACGGGCAGCGCCGGGCGGATGCCGTGGCGAAGCTGCGCGCGGCTGGCGTCGACGCTTTCGGGGTGCCCCTGGACGTGACCGACGACGCGAGTGTGGCGGCCGCCGTCGCGCTGATCGAGAAGCGCGCCGGGAGGCTCGACGTGCTGGTCAACAACGCCGGGATCGCCGGGGCATGGCCGGAGGAGCCCTCGACCGTGACGCCGGAGAGTATGCGGGCGGTGGTGGAGACCAACGTGATCGGCGTCGTCCGGGTCATCAACGCGATGCTGCCGTTGCTGCGCCGCTCGGAGCATCCGCGGATCGTCAACCAGTCCAGCCACGTCGGCTCCCTCACCCTGCAAACCACGCCGGGCGTCGACCTCGGCGGAGTCAGTGGGGCGTATTCGCCGTCGAAGACGTTCCTCAATGCGGTCAGCATCCAGTACGCCAAGGAGTTGAGCGGCACCAACATCAAAATCAACAACGCCTGCCCCGGCTACGTCGCGACCGATCTCAACGGCTTCCACGGAACCAGCACGCCCGCGGAAGGCGCCAGGATCGCCATTCGGCTCGCCACGCTGCCGGACAACGGCCCGACCGGAGGGCTGTTCGACGACGCCGGGAACGTGCCCTGGTGA
- a CDS encoding thrombospondin, with amino-acid sequence MRIPLLSSRNEPATRDGNEAAPETVHAADRDPSTGSSTGRVAEPMGTDRGGDRTTYRSAAATVDGRDQRTDLPPADGRVRDPRDADAERRAAARAATARAATRPAEADQDPVRPGPEPTTGTATTSTMERTIDLDRATQERTVDRHPDLDPVVADRRDPEPAVVAGKKPRASLLATVGLVVGVAGLLFVLTGTLAGYGIAVGAVGAVLAVLGLIATRRRHVAGKTDALLGILAGLAAVVLGILAMTGQYDWPTTDGDLVNRFREWLDSQFVDRL; translated from the coding sequence GTGAGGATTCCCCTGCTGTCGAGCCGGAACGAACCGGCCACCCGGGACGGGAACGAAGCTGCCCCGGAGACCGTCCACGCCGCCGACCGCGACCCGTCGACCGGGTCGTCCACCGGTCGGGTCGCCGAGCCGATGGGCACCGACCGGGGCGGCGACCGGACGACGTACCGCAGCGCCGCCGCGACGGTCGACGGCCGGGACCAGCGGACGGACCTGCCGCCGGCGGACGGCCGGGTCCGGGACCCCCGGGACGCCGACGCGGAGCGACGGGCTGCGGCCCGGGCGGCGACCGCGCGGGCCGCCACCCGCCCGGCGGAGGCGGACCAGGATCCCGTCCGGCCGGGCCCCGAGCCGACCACCGGCACCGCGACCACCAGCACGATGGAGCGGACCATCGACCTGGACCGGGCGACGCAGGAGCGTACGGTCGACCGACACCCGGACCTCGACCCCGTCGTCGCGGACCGGCGTGACCCGGAGCCGGCGGTGGTGGCCGGGAAGAAGCCGCGGGCCAGTCTGCTCGCCACCGTGGGGCTGGTCGTCGGTGTGGCCGGGCTGCTGTTCGTGCTCACCGGCACACTCGCCGGGTACGGCATCGCGGTCGGCGCGGTCGGCGCGGTGCTGGCCGTCCTCGGCCTGATCGCCACCCGTCGCCGGCACGTCGCCGGTAAGACCGACGCGCTGCTCGGCATCCTGGCCGGCCTCGCCGCCGTGGTGCTCGGCATTCTCGCGATGACCGGCCAGTACGACTGGCCGACCACCGACGGCGACCTTGTCAACCGGTTCCGCGAGTGGCTTGACTCACAGTTTGTCGACCGGCTCTGA